One Bacteroidia bacterium genomic window carries:
- a CDS encoding AraC family transcriptional regulator, with translation MVGKARFQPPHKVSNSLVNSALFAHVINGHSKIYAPVKSVELFTGDSLIMKCDNFVNNWFPNQDNSFTEVIIFELEPETLEYIYDNHLPDFLQKPTIAETSSLKRIPPNEMLIRFAKEISHYIDHPQLMKEELLKVKTRELIFLLMQVDHDASIKGILSTLFNHNDYNFKQIIEAHIFENLNLEDLAFMAGLSLSSFQRKFKALYKTTPRKYINSKRLDRARNLLAKPDVRIKEIAYSCGFQDVAYFSNAFSAAFSTSPSDYRKKLLK, from the coding sequence GTGGTTGGGAAAGCAAGATTTCAACCTCCGCATAAGGTCAGCAATTCATTGGTGAATTCGGCATTGTTTGCCCATGTGATAAATGGACATTCAAAGATATATGCCCCTGTCAAAAGTGTAGAATTATTCACGGGAGACAGTTTAATCATGAAGTGTGATAATTTTGTAAATAACTGGTTCCCAAATCAGGACAATAGCTTCACGGAGGTTATCATCTTTGAGCTGGAACCTGAAACGCTGGAATACATCTATGACAATCATCTTCCTGACTTTCTCCAAAAGCCTACAATTGCTGAAACCTCTTCTCTAAAAAGAATCCCTCCAAATGAAATGCTGATTAGGTTTGCAAAGGAAATCTCCCACTATATTGACCATCCTCAACTCATGAAAGAGGAATTGCTAAAGGTCAAAACCCGAGAGTTAATTTTCCTCTTGATGCAAGTGGACCATGATGCCTCCATTAAAGGGATACTTAGCACCTTATTTAACCACAACGACTACAATTTTAAGCAAATCATTGAAGCCCATATTTTTGAGAATCTGAATTTAGAGGATTTAGCCTTCATGGCTGGCTTAAGTCTCTCTTCTTTCCAACGAAAGTTTAAAGCTTTATATAAGACTACCCCCAGAAAATACATCAATTCAAAAAGGCTAGACAGAGCTCGGAATTTATTGGCAAAGCCAGATGTTCGTATAAAAGAAATCGCTTATTCCTGCGGCTTTCAGGATGTAGCCTATTTTTCAAATGCTTTTTCAGCCGCTTTTTCCACCTCTCCTTCTGACTATAGAAAAAAGCTATTGAAATAA